CAAAACATAATTCCCAATCAGAATGCTAAAGGTATTGTTTTACAGATTTTagctaatattaaaaaataagaaataaaataccttACTGGTAGAACTTAggagaatatataaaaatcaaaataagctaATTGAAAATTAATACTGGCTCCCATCTCAGCTCAAGCTAAGACTGGAAGATCTTTAGTTAAAACTGaacaaattggggccgggcggtggcgctagaggtaaggtgcctgccttgcctgcgctagcctagggcggaccgcagtttgatcccccggcgtcccatatggtcccccaagccaggagcgacttctgagcacatagccaggagtaacccctgagcgtcaccgggtgtggcccaaaaataaaaaaaaaaaaaactgaacaaattaCATTGGACACTTGTAGATCTTTCGAACCAAACCAAAGAACCAGTAGAAACCATAAagaatctttattaaaaatttttttcagggaccagaaaaatagcacagtggaagggcatttgccttgcacgcggccaccccaggatggacagtggttaaattccagtcattccatatggtcctcagagcctaaCAGGTATGATTTCAAAAATAACCCcttccgaaagatcaatgaaagcagaagttggttctttgaaaaaataaacaagattgacaaaactcacaaagaaaaagagggagagaaacttgataatgcgtattagaaatgaaaagggggagatcactaaggatactgcagagattcaaagggaacTCATAGAATACTTGGAGAAACTCTTTGCCACTAaataagagaacctggaagaaatggataaatttttgaactcatataaccttccatggttgaataaagaagatgtagcatatctaaacacacccatcactattgaggaaattaaaaccataatcaaaaatttaccccaaaacaaaagcccagtccctGATGGGTTCaagaattaattctttcaaaccttttaagaggagctactaccaatcttggccaggctcttttatgaaattgaaaaaacaggaacacttccaaatagcttttgtgaagccaacatcactttaatACCagaaccagatagagatgctgccaaaaaagaaaattacagaccaatatccctgatgaacacagatgcaaagatcctcaacaaaatcctggcaagcaggatccaatgcctcatcaagaagatcattcactatgatcaagtaggtttcatcccaggaatgcaaggatggtttaacatccataaatctatcaacataatagacaacatcaacaacaagaaaaataaaaatcacatggtcatatcaatagacgcagaaaaggtgcttgataaggtccaacacccattcttgatgaaaactctcagcaagatgggaatgaaaggaacctttctcaatatagttaaggccatctaccacaagtcaatggcaaatattatcctcaatggagaaaaactaaaagccttccctctaaattctgggacaaggcaaggctgtcctctctcaccactcctattcaacatagaactggaagtcCTTGCGATagccattaggcaagaaaaagatatcaagggcatccaaataggaaaggaagaagtcaagctctcactgtttgcagatgacatgatactctacttagagaaCCCTAGAAATAATTGATTCATATAgctaagtggcaggctacaaaattaacacacaaaaatcaatggcctttttatacaccaataatgatagggaagaaatggacattaagaaaacaaccccagggcccagagagatagcacagcggcgtttgccttgcaagcagccaatccaggaccaaaggtggttggtttgaatcccggtgttccatatggtcccccttgcctgccaggagctatttctgagcagacagccaggagtaacccctgagcactgccgggtttggccccccccccaaaaaaaaaaaaccaaaaaaaagaaaaaaagaaaacaaccccattcacattagtgccacacaaactcaaatatcttggagtcaacctgactaaagatgtgaaggatatatatatatacaaagaaaactataaaacactgctccaagaaacaagagaggacacatggaaatggaaacacatacactgctcatggattggcaggatcaacatcataaaaatagcaatacttccaaaagcattgtacagatttaacgtgattcctctaaagatacccatgacattcttcaaaaaaagtaAGTGACCTTGGAAGTGGCCTTTATAAGCAGAGTCAACTAAACCTTTGCTAACTTCAAAGAAACTGAAACTCTGCCTTTGTTCGCTTCTGACACACATCCGTGgaaatctttttataaaaaaataatatactgtagcagaagagatagcatggaggtagggcatttgccttgcatgcagaaggtcagtggttcgaatcttgccatccccgagcgatttctgagtgtagtgccaggagtaacccctgagcgctgccgggtgtgacccaaaaaccaaaataataataataataataataataataatatctttatttaagcaccatgattataagcatgattgtagttgtgctccaatcataaacagaataccccttcaccagtgcaacattcccaccaccaatgttcccaatctccctcctccctgacaCCTGCCTGCCGTGTATTCCAGataggcattctacatctctcactcattaacattaacattgtcatgatagttattagtgtagttatttctctaactgcactcagcactctgtgataagcttcatattgtgagccagtttttccagccttcatctctattgtctctgaacattatcacaatactgtcttttattggggcctgagcaatggcacaacagtagggcatttgctttgcatgcggctgacccaggacagacctcggtttgatccctggtataccatatggtaccccaagccaggagcaatttctgagccaggagtaattccagagagtcacatatgtggcccaaaaagaaaaaaaaagtattttatgtttctttttttcttttttttcatttcttagcATTTACTGTCCTCCATCTCCTAGACTGGAGGCTGCCTTGAGTTAAGCCCCAAGCTTGTGCCAACCTGCAGTGCTGCATCCTCCCCTCAATTCTTTGGGTCACAGGGAAAAGAGCAGGGCCTGCACCTCCTCCAGACACTCATCGTAGACATCCTGATATTCCTCATGCGGCTTGATCATGATCACGCAAGTGAGCCGCTTCGAGCCTGCTGCAGCGCCCAGGTCCATTTTGGAGGGGATATAGACATAGGGCAGGCTGCGGTCCTCGCACATGACCGGCAGGTGGCAGTACACCTCAATAGGCAGCGTGTCCCCAGCCAGCACCATGATCCCTTTCTCGCCTTtgttgagaaacttctgcacctcctTCACTCCGCGTCGAATCTGCTTCtcgtcttttatgtttcttaaaacccacagatgaataaaactattctgtgtctatctatgtctctctctgacttatttcactcagcataatagtttccatgtgcatccatgtaaaggaaaattttatgacttcatctctcctgatggctgcataatattccattgtgtatatgtaccacagtttctttagccattcatctgttgaagggcatcttggttgctttcagcttctggctattgtaaatagtgctgcaatgaatattgatgtgagaaggcatttttgtattgtgcattttgttcctagggtatatttttaggagtgatatagctggattctagggaactcaatttccagtttttttttttaagaatctccatattattttccataaaagctggactagatggcatttccagcAGCAttgatgagagtccctttctccccacatccttgccagcactgattttgttcttagtgatgtgtgccagtctctgtggtgtgagatggtacctcattgttgttttgattttcaactccctaatgattaatgatgtggagtattttttcatgtgccattttgccatttgtatttcttctttgagaaattatctgttcatttttttctccccattttttgatggggttagtttttttttcttgttaagttctgtcattaccttgtatatattagatattagcctcttatctggtatgtgttgggtgaatagtttctcctattctctgGGAGGCTTTTTGTATCCTTgacatatttcctttgaggtgaagaagcttctcagcttaatatagtcacatctgtttatctctactttcaATTCTTTGGAGAGTGATTGTCCTCCATGAAGAAGGCTTTAGTCTgaatgtcatgcagtgtttttcctatgtatttttctatataccttatggtttggggtctgatatcaaggtctttaatccatttagatttgacctttgtgcagggtgtgaaatggaggtctgagttctctttaGTGAaggtggctgaccagttgtcccaacaccacttatagaagagattttccttgctccattttgcctttcttgcccctttttcaaagattaatagactgtatgtctggggaagattctctaatactcaagtctattccactgacctgagggtttgtatttattccaataccatgctgtattaatagctattgctttgtttgtttttttgtttgtttgtttttttggggcccacacacatttgatgctcaggggttactcctggctaagtgctcagaaattgcccctggcttggggggaccatatgggacgctggggatcgaactgcggtccttccttggctagcgcttgcaaggcgcttacctctagtgccacttctctGCCCcctaactattgctttgtaatacaatttaaaattggggaaagtgatgcctcccaaattccttttcccaagtgttcctttagctattcatgaataaatattgctacaaatgaatttcaggagtgtttgatccacttctttaaagaatgttatcagtatctttagaggaattgcattaaatctgtacaatgctttgggaagtattgccattttattgatgttaatactggcaatccatgagcagggtatgtgtcttcatttgtgtgtgtgtgtcctcttttatttcttaaagcagggttttgttgttttctttgtttagttaagttgactccaaggcatttgagtttgtgtgacactaatgtgaataaaATTGGTTTTTTTATGTGcattattctctatcattattggtgtataagaaggccattgattttgtagcatgccactttgctatatgaatctattgtttctagaagctttttggtagaaattttagggctttctaaatatagtatcatgtcatctgcaaacagtgagagcttaacttctttctttcctatctggatgcccttgatatctttttcttgcctaatcactatggcaagaacttccagcaatatgttgaataggaaagGTGAAAGATGATagcctgtcttgtaccagattttataggaaaagacttttagtttatctccattaaaaataatatttgccattggcttgtggtagatggtcttgactatactagcaaaactcacaaagagagggaacttaataaactggattagaaatgaaacgggggagatcactacagctattgcagagattcataggataatcagaaactactttgagaaactgtgccatgaaacatgagaatcaggaagaaatggataaactcttggactcttataatcttctactGTTAAacaaggatgatctagcatatctaaacagacccttCACTATTGatgatattaaaatgttaatcaaaagtcttccaaaaatcaaaagcccaggcccagatagattttctaacaaattctttcaaaccttttaagaggtaGTACTACCAAGCCTTTTtaggttcttccatgaaattgaagaaatagaaacacttccAATTAGTTTTTATGAGCAAACATTACCCTGATAgctgacagagatgctgcaaaaaaagaaaactacagaccaatattcctgatgaacagagatgcaaagatcctcaacaaattcctggcaaataggatcattgcctcatcaaaaaggtcattcagggtccggagagattgcatggaggtaagacgtttgccttgcatgcagaaggatagtggttggaatccctgcatatggtcttccaagcctgccaggaatgacttctgagcataaagccaggagtaatccctgagcgctgccgggtgtgaccccaaaacaaaaacaaacaaacaaaaaagtaaaaaaaaaaaaaagtcattcaccatgaccaagaaggtttcatcccagaaatgcaaagatggtttaacatacataaataaatcaacataatacaccatgccaaaaaagagaaaaataaaaaaacatgatcaaatcaatagatgaagagaaagtgttcaataaggtccaacatccattcttcaCTTGATCTTAGTCAAAAGGCTGAGGAGCGATGAACatccattctctttctttctttctttctttctttctttctttctttctttctttctttctttcttttttctttcttctttctttctttctttctttctttcttctttctttctttctttctttcattctttctttcttttctttctttctttctttctttctttctttctttctttctttctttctttctttctttcttttttcttttctttctttctttctttctctctctctctctctctcccttccttccttccttccttccttccttccttccttctttctttctttctttctttctttctttctttctttctttctttctttctttctttctttctttctttctttctttctttctttctttctttctttctttctttcttttattttatttttgggtcacacacttcagtgctcaggggttactcctggctctgcgctcagaaatcgcccctggcaggcacgagagatgccaggattcgaaccactgtccctctggatgtaaggcaaacaccccacctccatgctaactctctgccctgaacatccattcttgatttaaaaaaaaaatctcatcaagatgggaatggaaggaactgtGGAAGTCTTTGAAGTGATAAAGACTAAGAAGAGAAAAACTACCAGAGGCAGATAGGCAGGTATGCTGGCCTTCTTCACACAGCTTCAATTTTATACTCTCTaatttctagttgggtttcaattgCTTCTgagcatttttataattttgtcacTACCTGTTCCAAGATTGTCTTGGAGTCCTACTCCCTGACTTTTAATCATATAATTCTGATGTTGTAAAGGTAATTtgtatttgttgttattgttagctACACTGTCAGTGTTCTGAACTTACTctgggcagtgttcaggagattaTATCTAGGGTCAGGTAaagaacccaggctggctgcatgcaacagAAAAGTCTTAATCTCTAAATAATTTGTCGGGCCTAATTATCTGCATTTTAATGAGTTGATTCTGATGTTGAACATAGCTAAatttgaaagccttttctctacaTGTTTTTCCTCCCTCAATATCTACTAGTCCCTCTCCTACAGTTGCTGGAGCAATatgacagtacagcaagtagggtgattgctttgcacagAGTCTACTCAGATTTGATaaccaggatcccatatggttcccagagcactgacaggagtaattcctgaatgcagagccaagagtaattcctgagcacagtcaatgTGACTGTGTCCAATGGCCCCCTCCACCCCCTTAAAAACTATGGCCATGTATACAATGACAttttcagcttaaaaaaaaagagagagaatggctggagtcatagcacagaagctagggcatttgccttgcatgtggccaacatggattTAATCTCCCGAATTccatatagtccttcaagcactgccaggagtgagtcctgaatgtagagccaggagtgacccttgtgcGCCATAgattatgaccccaaaacaaaactaacacaaaaaaagtgaaatcatgcAATGTTATATAATATGGATAAaattggagaatatcatgctgtgtttatccaaaaggaaaataataggtATATAATAATATCTCCTatatgcagaatataaagaaacatagtatgggaataataaatggtaaaaaaaaaataataaccaaaaaaacaaaaacccagcagAACCTGAAAACTGGTTTCCAGAATTTAGCTGGTTTCCAGAAGTGAAGGTGAGCTCTGGAAGGGTCCCTGAGATCAAAGAAGCAGATAGAGGGATGTGGGTTGAAATAAGGTGTgaatggggctgtagagatagcatgctttgcatgcagaaggtcggtggttcaaatcctggcagcccatatggtcccctgagcctactaggagtgatttctgagcgtagagtcaggagtaacccctgagtgtgctgggtgtgacccaaaagccaaaaaaaaaaaaaatacaatgtgaatgaaatctttttattaaaagtattataaaattgtaagtcatggtgattaaaataaaatcaaggggcaggagagatactAGAGGaggtaagatacttgtcttgctttcggctgactagggtttgatccctgccaccctatatggtccactgagtctgtcagaagtgatctatgagtgtagagccagcactgaatgtggcccccaaattgaTAACAGTAATTGCTAATAAA
The Suncus etruscus isolate mSunEtr1 chromosome 4, mSunEtr1.pri.cur, whole genome shotgun sequence genome window above contains:
- the LOC126007240 gene encoding H/ACA ribonucleoprotein complex subunit 2-like, whose amino-acid sequence is MVPATRCVQGAQTQGAAMFLSREPLPPSQSRVSREIRDFREFRVGTAPPGDRASELQKVSCAASASALMLPAGLNQGINIKDEKQIRRGVKEVQKFLNKGEKGIMVLAGDTLPIEVYCHLPVMCEDRSLPYVYIPSKMDLGAAAGSKRLTCVIMIKPHEEYQDVYDECLEEVQALLFSL